The stretch of DNA TGTACTCCACCAAAAATGATATAGTAACAATTATATATTGGGTTAGCAGCAGTGGGGCGTAGCGTGTGCCGCTCGTAATGCCAGGGTAGTAAAACCCTATAATGAATAAGACTACTCCTACACAACCAAGTGCCACGGTAGTAAACAAGAATTGGTTGTGCGGCAAAATGTAGGCCTCTGGCTGAATGTTCGGAAACTCTCGCTTGTAATGCTGAGCTAGCTCTTGCTCCATGTCTGCCTTACCTACACCGAACCAAGGATTATCTTCCACAACCTTCAAGGCTACCTTGTACGAGTACACCCGCCCAACCAGGGAATAGTTATTAGCGGAAGCTGTATGCTCGACTCGCCCTACATCTTCTCGAGTGTTAGCCGACTTATTTCTGAAGGTTGGAAAGCAGAGGTAGCTGAGTAATGGAAGTACTACCAGAATACTTCCTAGGCCAGTTGCTCTCTTATATTGCTTACGGTACAGGACCAGCCAAAGCAAGGCTATTCCCCCCAGCACGTAGAAGGTTACTAAGCCACTTCGCACAGCTAATAGATGCTGATACAAGGCTAGGCCTATAACTGCTACTCGTAGCATCGTACGAGTACGTGGCTCCAACTTTGACTGGCCTAGTAGCACTGCGCCTACTGCTATGGCCAACGTAACAATGAGACTGAACCGAATATGATCTGGCTCAGTGGGCATTACCTTGGAACGCAGGTATAGCTCATTGATCTCGTCTATATGGAACAAGTAGTTGCCTGTGCTTATTGCAGCACTAACGACGGTAACCACAATCAACAAATACCAAAGCAGACGCAACTGCCGGGTTGGGATTGGGGGCAAAAGCCAAAAGCCAATAGGTAATGCCAGAAAGGGTAGCTGCAACACAATGTCCCGTTCATACTCTCGCAAATTGGCGTTACTAGTCAGCAGACCCGATGCCGCATGTATCCCGTAAATGAGTACGAAGGGCAGATAGACCGCTCTACTGTTACGGGTATAGGAATCACCGTGGAGAATAAAAGAGAGTAGGCCACATAACAGCACGCCTACAATGCCGATGCTCGGGAGAATACGAAAGAATGTACTTGTAAACAGGCCTACAATTACGCAGGCGCAAAAAACGGTGCTAGCCGTTAATATTCGTGGAATAGTCAGTTGTGAACTGAGTGAGGAGGGCATGCAAGCGGGTACGGAATAAGCGGACTTGTAGTAAAGTTACCGCTGTCAAAAGCTCTATCATACGGCAGAGCTTACATCTTACGCCACAAGTTGCACCGATTAAAACGAAAACACCCCACCGACTCCGAAGAATCGATGAGGTGTTGTTCCTAATTAGTCGGGAATCAGTCCTCAGACTTTGATCTCAACGTCTACGCCGCTAGGCAGCTCCAGCTTCATCAGCGCATCTACGGTCTTCGACGAGGTCGAGTAGATGTCAACGAGACGCTTGTAGGTGCAGAGTTGGAATTGCTCACGCGACTTCTTGTTTACGTGGGGCGAACGTAGAACGGTGAATTTTTCCTTATCGGTTGGCAGTGGAATAGGACCGCTTACGATAGCGCCCGTAGCCTTCACCGCCTTCACAATCTTCTCCGACGATTTGTCCACCAGGTTGTGGTCGTAGGATTTCAGTTTGATGCGAATTTTCTGGTTCATGTCAATTAATGAGAAAGCGGATTAGCGAATGGCGTTACCCTTTTGCTTAGCGATGATGCCTTCGGCCAAGTTCTGCGGCACCTGATCATAGTGCGAGAACGTGAGCGAAGCCGAAGCACGGCCCGAAGAGATGGTACGCAGCGACGTTACGTAACCGAACAGCTCCGACAGCGGAACGTCAGCCTTGATAACATTAGCACCACCCTTGGTGTCCATACCTTTCATAATACCCCGACGACGGTTCAGGTCACCCGTTACCGAGCCGGTGTACTCGTCTGGCGATACTACTTCTACAGCCATGATGGGCTCGAGCAGTTTCGGACCAGCCTGCTTGCCAGCCTCACGGAAGCCACCACGAGCAGCGAGTTCGAACGACAGGGCGTCCGAGTCAACATCGTGGTAAGAACCGAAGAACAGACGTACACGCATGCCTTCAATAGGGAAGCCAGCCAGCGGACCGTTCTTCATAGCTTCTTCGAAGCCTTTCTGAACCGGAGCGATGAATTCGCGGGGGATAACACCACCCGTGATATCGTTTACGAACTCCAGACCTGGTTTCTCTGGGTCGGTCAGTTTCGGACCGAGTTCGAATACGATGTCACCGAATTTACCACGACCACCCGTCTGCTTCTTGTAAGTCTCGCGGTGCTCAACTGTTTTGGTGAGAACCTCTTTGTAGGCCACCTGAGGAGCACCCTGGTTGATCTCTACCTTGAACTCACGACGCATACGGTCGATGATGATTTCTAGGTGAAGCTCACCCATACCTTTCAGTACGGTCTGGCCCGTCTCGGGGTCAGTCTGTACCACTAGGGTAGGATCTTCTTCTACAAGCTTGGCAATAGCCATACCCATCTTATCAACGTCGGCCTGAGTTTTGGGCTCAATGGCGTAACCGATAACGGGCTCAGGGAAGGACATCGATTCCAGAACTACGCGCGACTTCTCGTCGGTCAGCGTGTCACCGGTTTTGATGTCTTTGAAACCAACACCAGCAGCAATGTCACCGGCCTGGATCTTGTCGATGGGGTTCTGCTTGTTGGAGTGCATCTGCATCAGGCGCGAGATACGCTCCTTTTTGCCGGTGCGGTTGTTGAACACGTACGAACCAGCGTCGAGCTGACCGCTGTAGCAGCGGAAGAAGCACAGACGGCCTACGAACGGGTCGGTAGCAATTTTGAATGCCAGAGCAGTAAAGGGCTCGTCATTGTCGGGGTGACGCTCGATTTCCTCACCAGTATCGGGGTTGGTACCGATGATGGCAGGCATATCCAGCGGCGAAGGCAGGTAGGCCATAACGGCATCCAGCATCGACTGTACACCCTTGTTTTTGAAGGCCGAACCGCACATTACGGGCGAGAACTTCATGTCGATAACCGCTTTGCGGATTACCACCATCATTTCTTCGCGGGTAATGGAGTCTGGATCATCAAAGAACTTCTCCATCAGCGTGTCGTCGTATTCAGCTACGCTTTCTACGAGCTTCTCACGCCACTCGGCAACCGTATCCACGAGGTCCTCGGGAACAGGGATTTCCTTGTAGGTTTTGCCCTGGGTTTCGTCGTCCCACACGATGGCTTTGCCAGTGAGCAGGTCAACTACACCTTTGAAGGTATCTTCAGCGCCAATCGGGATTTGCAGAGGCACGGGGGTTGCGCCCAGTTTCTCCTTGATCTCGTTAACAGCCTTGAAGAAGTCAGCACCAGCGCGGTCCATCTTGTTTACGAAGCAGATGCGCGGCACTTTGTATTTGTCAGCCTGACGCCACACGGTCTCCGACTGCGGCTCTACGCCCGAAACGGCGCAGAACAGAGCTACGGCACCGTCCAGAACACGCAGTGAACGTTCCACCTCTACGGTGAAGTCCACGTGACCGGGGGTATCGATCAGGTTGATTTTGTATTGCTTGGTCTCCGGCGTTGGATCACCCTGTACGGTAGGGTAGTTCCAGAAGGTAGTAGTAGCAGCCGACGTGATGGTGATACCACGCTCCTGCTCCTGCTCCATCCAGTCCATCGTGGCAGCACCTTCGTGCACCTCCCCGATTTTGTGGGTCTTACCGGTATAGTAGAGAATGCGCTCCGAAGTCGTGGTCTTACCGGCGTCGATGTGCGCCATAATCCCGATGTTCCGGAGGTATTGCAGGTCTTTGTTTACAGCCATTGCTTTTTTGTGACGTAGGGACTTCAGTAGTTGAGCTTGGGGAACACGAAAATCACTTTTCTCATTCCCAGAGCTACCAACTTCTAAAGCCCCTGTCTGTCTAAATTAGAAGCGGAAGTGCGAGAAGGCCTTGTTGGC from Hymenobacter taeanensis encodes:
- a CDS encoding O-antigen ligase family protein; protein product: MPSSLSSQLTIPRILTASTVFCACVIVGLFTSTFFRILPSIGIVGVLLCGLLSFILHGDSYTRNSRAVYLPFVLIYGIHAASGLLTSNANLREYERDIVLQLPFLALPIGFWLLPPIPTRQLRLLWYLLIVVTVVSAAISTGNYLFHIDEINELYLRSKVMPTEPDHIRFSLIVTLAIAVGAVLLGQSKLEPRTRTMLRVAVIGLALYQHLLAVRSGLVTFYVLGGIALLWLVLYRKQYKRATGLGSILVVLPLLSYLCFPTFRNKSANTREDVGRVEHTASANNYSLVGRVYSYKVALKVVEDNPWFGVGKADMEQELAQHYKREFPNIQPEAYILPHNQFLFTTVALGCVGVVLFIIGFYYPGITSGTRYAPLLLTQYIIVTISFLVEYTIETQIGIAFSLFFLLLALEGAKKENNESAEGLWRPC
- the rpsJ gene encoding 30S ribosomal protein S10; translation: MNQKIRIKLKSYDHNLVDKSSEKIVKAVKATGAIVSGPIPLPTDKEKFTVLRSPHVNKKSREQFQLCTYKRLVDIYSTSSKTVDALMKLELPSGVDVEIKV
- the fusA gene encoding elongation factor G; the protein is MAVNKDLQYLRNIGIMAHIDAGKTTTSERILYYTGKTHKIGEVHEGAATMDWMEQEQERGITITSAATTTFWNYPTVQGDPTPETKQYKINLIDTPGHVDFTVEVERSLRVLDGAVALFCAVSGVEPQSETVWRQADKYKVPRICFVNKMDRAGADFFKAVNEIKEKLGATPVPLQIPIGAEDTFKGVVDLLTGKAIVWDDETQGKTYKEIPVPEDLVDTVAEWREKLVESVAEYDDTLMEKFFDDPDSITREEMMVVIRKAVIDMKFSPVMCGSAFKNKGVQSMLDAVMAYLPSPLDMPAIIGTNPDTGEEIERHPDNDEPFTALAFKIATDPFVGRLCFFRCYSGQLDAGSYVFNNRTGKKERISRLMQMHSNKQNPIDKIQAGDIAAGVGFKDIKTGDTLTDEKSRVVLESMSFPEPVIGYAIEPKTQADVDKMGMAIAKLVEEDPTLVVQTDPETGQTVLKGMGELHLEIIIDRMRREFKVEINQGAPQVAYKEVLTKTVEHRETYKKQTGGRGKFGDIVFELGPKLTDPEKPGLEFVNDITGGVIPREFIAPVQKGFEEAMKNGPLAGFPIEGMRVRLFFGSYHDVDSDALSFELAARGGFREAGKQAGPKLLEPIMAVEVVSPDEYTGSVTGDLNRRRGIMKGMDTKGGANVIKADVPLSELFGYVTSLRTISSGRASASLTFSHYDQVPQNLAEGIIAKQKGNAIR